The following nucleotide sequence is from Carassius auratus strain Wakin unplaced genomic scaffold, ASM336829v1 scaf_tig00029054, whole genome shotgun sequence.
cttaatgatggatttgttactTAAAGCTTTTCACCTCACTAGATGTTAAGtgatggactgaagtggtgtgggtcacttgtggattattgtgatgtcttggctcttattctgacggcacccattcactgcagaggatctaaacctgttctgatgaagaaacaaactcatctactatTTAAATGTCCTGAGGATGAGAACAtttctatttttgggtgaaaaattACTTTAACTATATAATGGCACAATGTAAGGCAGCAGCCAACGACATCATCAACAGACATTTACAAACTGTGCATTTACAAAGCTGTTTTTAGAAGCAATCTAGTTATCACATTATCTGTGCAATAGAGATCCCTGCTTTGATTTCATCTAGCCTTGAAAAAGGCCAACTTTATATATACAGTTTGTTAACAGTCAAAGATTTACAAGTGTGTAAAGAATTCACTGTGTTTTAGTCGTTAGACTGGATTCCTGTTCACAGCATACATGCCCAACAAATAGACAGTTTTCTTTCAGCCTATTTCCTGTTTTTTGGCTTTTGGTGGCACTTACACTTATGGGCTGACAATCAGGTTTTTTGAGAAGTGTATACTGTATCCAATATCTCTTGCATTGTTAACTTCTATCACAATATCTTTGAACTGAACTCCCATGCAGGCTCTTATATTACCTATTGTGTAAAAGTGATGCCTTTGTTCCACAACAAAGCTCTGAAAATCAGTAAAATCagatatcaaaatattaaacaaattctaCAGAACACAGACAAATCTAGTATGTTTGTAATTCTATGTATATTGTTATAATATCAGTTAATACCagctataataaaatataattattgtaattaatcaGGATTGATCAAAAATTGACAATGATTATGTATATATTGATAATgtgtatgacaaaaaaaaacaacaactctcaGTTCTGATTACTTTGAATGCAATTTTAAGATGAGAGCCATAAAATTAGATGAACTGCTATAATATATATTCTGTAACTGTATTTAATTTAGCGTATTATAGAAACGTGATCTGTATGATCAGTATCTGTGTCCACACCTCCATCTGAATCATGTTAGGCCGTTAGTGACTCTGGGCCGTACAATAGTGCCTCTGTATGAAGTACAGTCAGTCAAACACACATGGACACGTGTTCCTCTCCGAAGACTGGGTGTGTGTGAAAGTCAGAGAGCTGTGAAAATCTGGAGAGTGGCAGTCGGAAGTTTGAGAGTTTTACTGTGAAACTTTCACACTTACTGTCTCTCAGCTTTTAGTCTTGAAATCTTGCTTCCAATGCTGTCTTGCAAAATGaactctcacaaacactgctttgttGTTTTTGCAGCTTATGCATGACCAGttctgtcaaaaaataaaaaattaaaattacatggaAAACACTAAAGCATTCTGATACTTTAACAGTTAACAAAAACACTAAACCGtaaagatcatttaaaataatgatgatTACTGATGGATCGTGCCACCCAGACTGTGCTGTGTGGTCTGTTTGAATATTTTCCTTTGGGATCATCTTGATACACAAAAGGCTTCCTGTTTATTGGAAGAAAATACCCCATACATGCTGTTTGTGTTTGAAGAGAGTTCAGCTCATAAAGGAGTGCTTTTGTGTGAAACTGAGTGTGTAATCATTTGTGCCGCCCATACAGGAAGTATCATTGACGAACAACAGGAAGAGCTCCAATGGGGAACTCTCAAAGGGCCCTTAGACTCTATTCCTGACTGaatttctttcctttcctttgctgttcttatttcttttttaatcatctaCACACTAGTGTTGTGAGTAGTGATTGCTAGGGCTAACGAGAAGTGTGCTTTTAGGTCTCTAAGCGATTGGACTTTCAATTTTCACCTGGTGGTCAATAGAATTCCTTTAATGTGGCTAAGAAATTGGTTTAAATCACATTGCAATCCACCTACAACACCCTAGTGACATGGTGGTGATCTTTACATAAGAAAGTGCCattcatattttctatttaaaacagtTTCTGAGATCTTAATTTTCATGAAGATTCTTTTATAAGTTTTGATTCATTTATCTATTATCAAATATAGTGGAGAGTGGATGAAATAAAAGGTTGAGAAGGGGAAAGAACAGACACAAATATGTAACACCCACATGAGCACCAAACCACAAAGTATCAGggttattcaataataataataaaaaaataataatttataaataataaatatataatacaaataaactttacattaactgaaatatatatatatatatatatgtgtgtgtgtgtgtgtgtgtgtgtgtgtgtgtgtgtatatatatatatatatatatatatatatatatatatatattcatatgttgGTTTTATTCTGTTTACTCCTGGGATTTATTGCTGCTGTCCCTGCTCTCATCCATGCTAGGCTGCATGGATGCACAGGGAGCCAATCCAAACTGTTTGCTAATTGTCAATTATTGACAATTGTTAGTTTGTCACTGTTTAAAAATAGTGGTCCTGACAGAAGTAAAATTTTACTGCATATGGAAGATGCTTGTGTGAACACACTCTCAAAAGTCTCTCACTCTCAAATTAAAACGTATTTTAAGCTCTTTACATGCCGAACACTATTGCTTTTTCCATCTCGCTCTTTAACGTGAACTGAAAGTGCAGCAGATAATTGGATGAAGAGCCTGAGGCTTCAACATAAGAGATGATGAAAACTGATGCCTGCTTCCTTGACTTTACATTTGCAAACCAGTGAATGTTTCTTGTATTTTAGTACTTTATCATGCAAACTCACTAATGTGtcagaaatgtgttttttaataagtCTTGTTGCACATGTGTGTTTCTTGAAGGATGATCGCTTTTAATGGCTTTCAATTCTAAAAGAATGTTGCAAAGAAATTTCTATAAGGGTTGGGGAATAGAAAATAGCATTAGTTAGACAACAAAACCAACATTATGCCTATTGAAATGAGTCCTTGTACTGATAGAAGTAGCgacgtgtgtgtgtttcagatgatgAGTGAGAAGGTGGGAGGCGCAGAAGGAACCAAACTGGATGAGGACTTTAAAGACCTTGAGAGGGTAACAcatttttaacattcattttgCAATTTCAATGTTCAAGTTCTCCTAAATACAATCTCAACTTCCTCTTTTTTCtacttactgaaataaatttaagAAGAAAATTGACCAGAAAACATCCTCTACACAACCACAAAGATCTGACTGACTGACCAAAACAAAatcattgtgaaaaaaaatgaacaagcAAATAATTGTACAggatatgaatgaaaaaaaagtggCTAATACCACTTCCACCCAAAGTATATTAGCTATTCATAACCAGAAGTTCCTCCACCTAGAGAAGTAGCCCCAGGTCAAAATGACTACTCGGACAACTTTTTATAAGTAACATTTTACTACATAATTCCAGTACGAGCTTTAACATTAATACAAGCTTCACatttctggtttaaaaaaaaaaaatatttgcattattttctgtggtaaaccacagcatgccacAGTCTGTTGAGTTTAAGGAACCCAGAATATTACTTTAACTTAGTATCAGTCAGCTTCCTGAATGGCTGTTGTTTTAGTAGGTGTGCCCAGTGCAGATTGTTCCAGGTCTGTCTGTAAGAGCTTTAAATGAACGATTAATGAGCTGCCTCTGTTGACAGTGTGATGTATAGACACACACCTGTTCTCTGACATGTGCTTCACAGAAGGCTGACGTCACCAGCAAAGCCATATCAGATGTGCTCTGCAAAACTACTGAATACCTGCAGCCTAACCCAGGTGAAAACATTGACTAAATTATAAAGAATTGCATTACGTctcttgttcaccaatggatcatctgcagtgaatgggtgccgtcagaataagagtcctaacaagctgataaaaacatcacaataatccacaagtaatcacgCTTACTAATTGAAAAAACTGTGTTTGTAAGGAGGAAAATTGATTATTAAGATGCTTTTAATTGTAAACCATTGTTTTCTGATGCCACACATTaattgcagaggatccattgctgggcaagtgatgtaatgctaaattcctTAAATTTATCTTGGAAAGCGTGATTAATTTTTTCATGAACTATTTCTgttaatgtatcttgatttaattaTGTTTAGAGATTTATTCTGGAAAACGAAAAAAGAATAAGGAATTATTTTTTGTAGTGTATATTTCTTTTCATACATCTGTCTGTTTTGTACTACAGTGTCACGATCGAGGCTGACCATGTTGAACACCATGTCTAAAATGCGCGGGCAGATGAATAGCCCAGGTTACCCGCAGGCAGAAGGACTTCTTGGAGAGTGTATGCTCAAATACGGCCGAGAAATGGGAGAGGACACCAACTTTGGTGAGAGGGGCGTTATTTCTTAGAATAAGTAACTCGAaacaattttattcattttttgccCAAAGCATAAAAATCATTCTTGCAGTAACATGTACCAGCACAAAGTATTCAGGAAACAAAATTCATCATCTCATTATTAGAGACCTGTCAAACATCTGTGATTAATCTTTTTGATATAAGTGTATTATATTTTCTTCGTTTATACAGCTATtctaagattttttaaattattattattttttttaattcatgcatgTTCTCCACCAAATCTGTAGGTGGTGCTTTAGTGGAGATGGGAGATGCCATGAAGAGACTGGCAGAAGTGAAAGACTCTCTAGACATTGACGTCAAACAAAACTTCATTGACCCTTTCCAAGCTATAGTCGACAAGGACCTGAAAGACATACAGGTGGAAAACTGCAATCAGTTGCACTCTAAAAGTTTTATTCATATAAAGGGaacatcagatgcccattttccacaaattGGTTAGAATTTTTAGCGTCTTCATGAAATATCAACAACATATTTTGGTTCAAATTCATCTGCATCCTCAGCATCCAGCATACAACTTTGGGGCAGAAAAATGCTAATACGGGAAAATCCGTCAGCGCTCGTGGGCGGGGCCTGAGCAGTATGACATCATACTGTCCGAAAAATCTAACTGCTTGATAATTAAGAATGTTTAAGTTTTTTGGGGATTAAATGAAAAGGAGTAAATGGAACTTTCTTATATTCAAGATTCATTGCAGACAAATTGagatatttcattgttttttttgttttattcaattcTTAATTtggtatctcaataaattagaatattccattttgagcttgattagtttgattaattttgagtataaatactgggtacctcctgggctagttaagaacatgcaaccacaattatgggaagaCTACaaacttgacagttgtccagaagacaatcatcaacaccctccaagGTCATTGCTTAAAGGGCTGccattcacagagtgctgtatcaaaatatattcatagagtTGACTGAAAGGAACTATATTACAGAGTTTGTGTGCAGTGAatgtagaatataagaaagtttgcttttttgaaacttttccatgatattcagatttttgagatgcacctgtaaaagTGATGGTTGCATCCGATGTCCtctttaaatatttatgagtCATGGGCTAAAGGTATTAGCAATTGTTTCATATTGTAATTATGGGCTGTTAGTAATGACAATTATGCTGTTCCTCAGCATCATCTGAAGAAACTGGAGGGCCGTCGACTGGATTACGACTACAAGAAGAAGCGTCAGGGGAAGATTCCAGATGAGGAGCTCAGGCTAGCAGAAGTGAAGTTCGAAGAGTCCAAAGATGTAGCTGAAACCAGCATGCAGAACCTTCTGGACACTGACGTAAGTTCACTTCAGCTGATTAGAGTCTCTGAGCACTTGGATCTTGAGCTTTGGTCTTGTTCTTGACACTTAGGGTTTGGTTTATTTTTGGCTGTTTATGTCACAAATTGCTTTTGTAAAAAGCACCTGCCAAAACAGCAATGAATATGTTGAGGTATTGCCATTTAACTACAACTACAAAATATCAAAacgatcaaaaataaaattacaataacaaaatacaGTTATACTGTCTAATTATTTTGGTTGCTTAGATTGTTTCAGGTTGCTTAAAGTAATGAGCAATAATATTTAAAGTGATGCTTGCCAGAACGGCACTGAAATTCAAACTAAACGGCCCCGTGTTCAGGACCAGGGAGAGTCATATAATTGCTACAGTAATCCACATCAGTGAGTGCTGGATATTTTCCAGACAGTCCGCTGAGCCAGCACATTTATCAGTCTGTTTTATCGACACTGAACCACAGGCCAGAGACTGTGACAACTTCGGGATGTTTCTGATTATTTGCTACATTGGTATTAAACGCAGGCCTGTAATTAAACAAGTTTGTCATTGTATTCTAACAAAAGGTTCCTCAATTTGCTATCCATGTACCTTGCAAATACCATGgtacaagacaagacaagacagtAGTAGTCATTCAgttaattatacagtatatcaaagtAACATGGTATGGCCTGTTCCATggattttcataaatatttactaCATTGCAGTACATTTGCATATGACATTAAACTGAAGTATGACTCTTTTTGTGTCAACATAGGAATGTTCATTGTCACTAAAACATTGTCACCTTCCAGTTGTTTTCAGGAGCacgttttgatatttaatttttgcATGTAACTTTACTTTTAAATTCTTCAGTATGACTCCACAAAGGGTTAAGTACTAGTTCTAATTTATAgattcaatattatttttaacattgggTTACTTTGATGTTTATGCTGTGGAAAGGCAGTGCTGTTTAAATATCATTGAGATATTATGTagcttttattattgttttgaatcagattttatttttccaCTATAATTTTAAAGTTCTGgtaattttgttgtgcattttcgttattttcaaaatatttttttttaatacaaaatgtcTATAGTTtctattcattaatatttaagcTATTGAATTAAAATGTTGACTCCGCAacctgctgatttttttttttaaatgttaattttttttattacatttacatttaatcatatatcagacgcttttaaccaaagcaacttacaaatgagaacaatagaagcagtcagatcaacaagagaacaacaacagtatacaagtgccatgaaaaGTCTCagtaagttcatttatttattttggatttcagttaatgattattttatttctaataactagttaaatgttatttttagtttactataatacCCCTAGCAGAAAGCCACAGAGCGTCCAGTTTGTCATTTCAGAGTTTTAAGGTATATAATAAAGTTTATgctaaaaaaacaagaacaaacagaTTACAAGTTTACTTACTGAATGCTGAAGCCCTTGTGATGTAGCAGAAACAGAGATCCAAAGTCATGCATGATGAAGTGTAAAATAAGATCACAGATTATAGCTCTTTGTTGTAAGGCAATAAGATCTTTTCAcgttctgtatgtgtgtgtttggctgtgtgttgtgtgtgtgtgtgtgtgtttgtaggtggAGCAGGTGACTCAGCTCGCAGCTTTGGTCGAATCTCAGCTGCAGTTTCACAGACAGTCTATGGAAATCCTGGAGGAGCTGGCACAGAGAATGAGAGAAAGGTTAGAGATGAAAATACATTGCAATcttcatcacaaaaataaatatttttcatgtcattccaaacctgacaTTCTCAAGGTGAAATTTTGATTCATGTTCATGGGCATTTTTTCTATGAGGTTACAATGAATGGTGACCTAAGCTTTCAAGCTACAAATAGAATGCAAAAGCATTGTatcaacaaaatcaacaaaattgCACATTCTTCAAGTGCtctgtatataatacatttatgtttttatttttttgatgactttttttttaagcttcttTCTCCTGATAGATGGTTAACttgtttgtgtttgcatgcatttgtgttcATGTTTGCGTATGTGCTCTGCAGAGTAAACGAGGCCCAATCTCAGCCGCGCCAGAAACGGATGCCTGCGTCCAGACCCAGCTTTGATTGTTTAGATCAGGAAGACTCAAACGGAGGCTGGAATCCATCTGCAGGTGAGCTCTCCCTGTTCATGTACATAAGACCTCAGTTACTGTAGCTGTGCTGAAAGTTTACTCACtgtcaggccatccaaaatgtagagtttgtttcctcatcagaacACATTGGGAAATGTAgtattccatcacttgctcactaatggatcatcagcagtgaatgggtgccgtaagaatgagagtccaaacagctgataaaaacatcacaatgatgcacaccactccagtccatcttgtgaagtgaaatgctgcatatttgtgagaaacaaatccatctttgAGACATTCTGACCTTAAAATTGTTGCTTCCAGCTATAacccataataatgcttccttagTGAAAAAAAGTTGTCTGGTCTGAACCATGAGAGAAATATGAGGTATTTTAAGcattgtttataataaaaaaaaaaacagtcaaaaacaATTCTAAACCAATCTATCGGTAAATTTTGAtctgagaggacaacagggggaCTATTTCCCTATAGGGAAAGCACTTTTACAAATTATGGACTCATATATTGTCTAGAAGCAAGCAAACGTATGTTAAaataccttaatgatggatttgtttcttataaaccgACAACTTTTCACttgacaagatgttaattgatggactggagtggtgttgattacttgtggattattgtgatgtttttgtcagctgtttggactctcattctgatggcacccattcacttcagaggatccactggtaagcaagtagggtaatgctaaatttctccatatttgttccaataaagaaacaaactcatatacgTCTTTATTTTTGGATTCACTGttcctttaataataaaaatgaatcaatAGCAGAGATGAtgtgttttaactgtaaattaaacaacatttttgagGTCGCCTAGATTTGATTTCAATGTGATTTCATCAGGGCATGACAATCTGAATAGTAATGGTAGATATGAAACAACGAAAGCCATTACGTGTGTAAAAGACAGACCTACCATAAGAGAAGGATATGAATGATGCTTTGACTCACACATCACTGAAATTGTTTTTAATCAAGATCAAGGTTAATGGAAATCAGTCAATGGGTCATATTCactgcagggctccagactgcgaccaaatggtcgcattttgcgaccaaattttgagagtgtgcgactgaattttacatccagtcgcacatgtgcgaccagtagatttgcacacgcacgcacgcacgcacgcacacacacttgcacacatacTAATGAGACGCGAGCACACACTCGCGTCTCATTGAGTGATGCCTGTCTGTGAGGCGGCAAATGCGTGTGAGAAGAATAGGGAATGGCCACTGCAAGTGGCTAAAATCtgtggagggggaggggcctagagataattgagcgcgcgtaaacatctgtgggaaggaaaccGAGACAAATATCATCACAACCTGATATGTGCGTGCGTCTGAGCTATGAGCAAGCGAACTATTGATTCGTTCTTCCGACCTGCGGCTAGTGTACCAGTGCCAGAGTCTACAGTGTCACCGTCAGATGATGATTCAGAGTCAGAGGTTGGTGTGGCGAAAAAAAGTCCGCAccagggccggcccgcggcataggcaaatgctaagggcgccactcatccataggggcgccagaatgagtgaactttttttttttttttttttacctatatttttttataataggatactatttaaaaaccaacaATTCGAAACACTTCcaaataaggcaaaaaaaaaaaaaaaaaaaagtctggctcttcaatcttcccccacccatcgagtgcttgaagtgcatcagaaacagagcgcgcgcacgattagttgttggtaatttgttgtgtagcgtgcccgacgccacatccaatgtagacagcactgtttttgttaacacacagctcgtagaaacgggcctggcggCTCGCGCccgttctagacacggtgaaagtttcctgattgtgacgcaaggccgaatttacatgacacattataaatgatcatagtctgcgatagatacactgccaaaaagaagagaagaggataaagacagaggtaaagagatgtagtgaaagaacaatttattgaataggagtaagatactataatttcatggcagttattttttaccttaaacttaatgttagcagttgttatgagttctgagtccccatactgtgattttgtacaatcttgtcagttttaagacgcattttttattatcacttttttttaaataatgttttactctacagttgtgcagttttgggggggatacagtacaggccaaaagttttgaaacattactatttttttaagtttttgaaagaagtttcttctgctcatcaagcctgcatttatttgatcaaaaatacagaaaaaaatgtaatattgtgatatattattacaatttaaaataatttgttttcaatttattatactttaaattatcatttatttctgtgatgcaaagctgaattttcagcatcattactccattcttcagtgtcacatgtgacatccagtctatcacatgatcctttagaaatcattctaatatgatgatttattatgagtgttggaaacagttctgctgtagtgtgtgtatgtgtgtgtatatatatatatatatatacatgtacatacatacatacacatggggcgccaggtaaaatcatgcctagggcagcaaattggtcagggccggccctgatcCACACTCACCATTTTCGAGAAGACTGGCTGTAAGAATTCAGATACTGAGGTACTATAAGCATTAGAACTACCTTTCACCAAATACAAAAGCCAGCTCGACCTTCAAAGGAAGAATGGCTTAAAACTTAACGAAACATACAACAACgatacagcatgcacacaaacttttttactatgcacattttttattctgagtgtatggaattttgtttactatttgtacTGTCTTGACAGCGATCAGTTTACCTTGTTGTTGCATCTtcaaaagtgcagaataaaatgtgacactgaatttgaaacagcacattgtaatttctgcatctattattaaagtatttattagtaatacagtggaaattagtagatttggttagcatgttgatttacggtgtgcgcccctaaattttctggttgtgcccctaaaattttcagttgggggccactgtgctcctagtgaaaaaagttagtctggagccctgcactGATTCCCACAGACTTGGAGTTTATTCTCATACAGTCTCTAGTTTCCATGGAGACCAGACAAGAAAAGACAATACAATTGATTAACAAACACATTCTGAACGGAACTCTGCATGTTGTACAGGGTGAATACTGTATAATAGAATTTTAAAACCTTGGCTTTCCAAACCCTGTGCCAGTCTGGCTGCCCAGACAGTCTGTGACTTACTAAACAGAGTCTTGATTTTGT
It contains:
- the LOC113079738 gene encoding endophilin-A2-like isoform X2, whose translation is MSVAGLKKQFYKASQMMSEKVGGAEGTKLDEDFKDLERKADVTSKAISDVLCKTTEYLQPNPVSRSRLTMLNTMSKMRGQMNSPGYPQAEGLLGECMLKYGREMGEDTNFGGALVEMGDAMKRLAEVKDSLDIDVKQNFIDPFQAIVDKDLKDIQHHLKKLEGRRLDYDYKKKRQGKIPDEELRLAEVKFEESKDVAETSMQNLLDTDVEQVTQLAALVESQLQFHRQSMEILEELAQRMRERVNEAQSQPRQKRMPASRPSFDCLDQEDSNGGWNPSAATDQPCCKALYDFEPENDGELGFYEGDIIKLTNQIDENWFEGTVHGHTGLFPCTYVEVMVPLRH
- the LOC113079738 gene encoding endophilin-A2-like isoform X1 — protein: MSVAGLKKQFYKASQMMSEKVGGAEGTKLDEDFKDLERKADVTSKAISDVLCKTTEYLQPNPVSRSRLTMLNTMSKMRGQMNSPGYPQAEGLLGECMLKYGREMGEDTNFGGALVEMGDAMKRLAEVKDSLDIDVKQNFIDPFQAIVDKDLKDIQHHLKKLEGRRLDYDYKKKRQGKIPDEELRLAEVKFEESKDVAETSMQNLLDTDVEQVTQLAALVESQLQFHRQSMEILEELAQRMRERVNEAQSQPRQKRMPASRPSFDCLDQEDSNGGWNPSAAAPSFNRTSSRQKRNSTDQPCCKALYDFEPENDGELGFYEGDIIKLTNQIDENWFEGTVHGHTGLFPCTYVEVMVPLRH